The following proteins are encoded in a genomic region of Galbibacter sp. BG1:
- a CDS encoding AAA family ATPase, translating to MSDVTAVENLGKKHLALKKEIAKVIIGQEQVIDEILLAIYSGGHALLIGVPGLAKTLMVNTIATALGLDFKRIQFTPDLMPSDILGSEILDKNREFKFLKGPVFSNIILADEINRTPPKTQSALLEAMQERAVTVAGEHYKLNLPYFVLATQNPIEQEGTYPLPEAQLDRFMFAINLDYPSFEEEVAVVKATTTDDNVTINSLFTAEEIVEIQHLIRRVPVADNVVEYAVKLVGKTRPGSNLATDTVNQYVDWGAGPRASQNLILAAKSHAIVHGKFSPDMEDVQAVANGILRHRVLKNYKADAEGVSIENIITSLF from the coding sequence ATGTCTGACGTCACCGCTGTAGAAAATTTAGGAAAAAAACATCTTGCTTTAAAAAAAGAAATTGCCAAAGTAATCATTGGGCAGGAACAGGTAATAGACGAAATTTTATTGGCTATTTATTCTGGTGGTCATGCTTTATTAATTGGTGTTCCGGGCCTGGCAAAGACCTTAATGGTAAATACCATAGCAACGGCATTGGGGTTGGACTTTAAAAGAATACAGTTTACGCCAGATTTAATGCCTAGTGATATTTTAGGAAGTGAGATTTTGGATAAAAACCGGGAGTTTAAATTTTTAAAAGGTCCTGTTTTTTCTAATATTATTCTAGCGGATGAGATTAACCGAACACCACCAAAAACACAATCGGCCTTACTGGAGGCAATGCAAGAGAGAGCGGTAACGGTAGCTGGGGAGCATTATAAACTTAATTTACCCTATTTTGTGCTCGCCACCCAGAACCCAATTGAACAGGAGGGTACCTACCCACTTCCCGAAGCGCAATTGGATAGGTTTATGTTTGCCATAAATTTGGATTACCCTTCTTTTGAAGAAGAAGTTGCTGTTGTAAAAGCAACCACTACCGACGATAACGTAACTATCAATTCTTTATTTACCGCAGAAGAAATCGTTGAAATTCAGCATTTAATACGGCGTGTTCCCGTGGCAGATAATGTGGTGGAATATGCAGTAAAGTTGGTGGGTAAAACACGACCAGGAAGTAATTTGGCTACAGATACCGTTAATCAATACGTAGATTGGGGTGCAGGGCCACGAGCTTCTCAAAACCTTATTTTAGCCGCAAAATCCCATGCTATTGTCCATGGGAAATTCTCTCCAGATATGGAAGATGTGCAAGCGGTGGCCAATGGAATTTTAAGACACAGGGTTCTTAAAAATTACAAGGCGGATGCAGAAGGTGTTTCCATTGAAAATATTATTACTTCTCTATTTTAA
- a CDS encoding Crp/Fnr family transcriptional regulator, giving the protein MACTWSLIDVNLFNLLCPHKFDGYKQKHSFQQYSKDEYIYFEKDHSNKIFLIETGKVKIGYYTEDGREIVKSIHGKGDVFGEKAIIGEESRNEFALALSDASICILTVETIHDLMQENKSFSLKIHKFIGLRFKKIERRLSILLFKDAKTRLLEFLKELSLEYGYDCKKSGNLIIKHPYTQKDMASLLGTSRPTLNCLFNELKEQNILNYYRKEIIFYKNQQVLAS; this is encoded by the coding sequence ATGGCTTGTACTTGGTCTTTAATAGACGTAAACCTCTTCAATTTATTGTGTCCGCATAAATTTGATGGATACAAGCAGAAACACTCTTTTCAGCAATATTCTAAAGACGAATATATTTATTTTGAAAAAGATCATAGCAATAAAATCTTTCTTATAGAAACGGGAAAAGTAAAAATTGGATATTACACCGAGGATGGGCGGGAAATCGTAAAGAGTATCCACGGAAAAGGGGATGTTTTTGGGGAAAAAGCCATTATTGGCGAAGAGTCCAGAAACGAATTTGCCCTTGCCTTGAGTGACGCTTCCATTTGTATTTTAACGGTAGAGACCATCCACGATTTGATGCAGGAAAACAAAAGTTTCAGTTTGAAAATTCATAAATTTATAGGGTTACGCTTTAAAAAAATAGAACGCCGGCTCTCCATTTTACTTTTTAAGGATGCCAAGACCCGGTTGCTGGAATTTCTAAAGGAACTTTCCTTGGAGTACGGTTACGATTGTAAAAAATCTGGAAATCTTATTATAAAACATCCTTACACTCAAAAAGATATGGCCAGTCTTTTGGGTACTTCAAGGCCGACATTAAATTGCTTGTTCAACGAGCTCAAAGAGCAAAACATCCTTAATTACTATCGAAAAGAAATAATTTTTTATAAAAATCAGCAAGTGTTAGCTAGCTAA
- a CDS encoding peptidylprolyl isomerase: MNKVLYVAGCMLMLAATPIFAQETTIDTTSVATTSIVATDDMASNDTTNVGEAAAVKQDSIPADTTREKIDGVASVVGDYVILESDIDKSFLDMKSQGVSTANISRCQVLGKLMEDKLYAHQAIQDSIVVSDGEINSTVDRQIEFLLSQPQIGSMEKLIAFYGKEDEQSFREELFNVVKSQQLSQRMQAKVVEGIEITPEEVRQWYTNIPEDERPVFGDEVEIAQIVKIPEPSKEEVEKTINKLEEYKRDVEENGSSFAIKQTLYSEDPGKSQNGGVYKITKKSGFVQEFKDAAFSLKQGEISEPFKSEYGYHILYVEKIRGQERDVRHILLRPEISDKAIQETKEELDSIRSKIMEGKFTFSEAARNFSDEKETRFDGGVLRNPQTFDTKFELTKMDPMLYSQISPLDGDEISQPLMEETRTGIQYKLLKVIKRYKSHKADYSQDYVKIKELALKEKQFKEIGEWMEEKIEDTYINVAPDSKDCDFANNWTKK; the protein is encoded by the coding sequence ATGAATAAAGTATTATATGTTGCGGGTTGTATGTTGATGTTGGCAGCCACGCCAATTTTTGCTCAAGAAACGACCATAGATACAACTTCTGTGGCTACCACTTCTATTGTTGCTACAGACGATATGGCGAGCAACGATACTACCAATGTTGGGGAAGCAGCAGCTGTTAAGCAGGATAGCATTCCCGCAGATACCACTCGTGAAAAAATAGATGGTGTTGCTTCGGTGGTTGGAGATTATGTAATCCTAGAGTCAGATATTGATAAGAGTTTTTTAGATATGAAATCCCAAGGGGTTTCTACAGCCAATATCTCCCGTTGCCAAGTGCTTGGGAAACTTATGGAAGACAAATTATACGCTCACCAGGCTATACAAGATAGTATCGTGGTTTCCGATGGGGAGATAAACAGTACTGTAGATAGGCAAATTGAATTTTTACTTTCTCAGCCCCAGATAGGCTCGATGGAAAAATTAATTGCTTTCTACGGAAAAGAAGATGAACAAAGTTTTCGTGAAGAATTATTTAATGTAGTAAAATCCCAGCAGCTATCGCAACGAATGCAAGCGAAAGTAGTGGAAGGCATAGAAATAACTCCAGAAGAGGTGCGCCAGTGGTACACCAATATACCAGAAGACGAGCGTCCTGTTTTTGGTGATGAGGTGGAAATAGCACAGATCGTTAAAATACCAGAACCTTCAAAAGAAGAGGTCGAGAAAACCATCAATAAATTAGAGGAATACAAAAGGGATGTAGAAGAAAATGGTTCCAGTTTTGCAATTAAGCAAACCTTGTATTCTGAAGATCCTGGTAAGTCACAGAATGGTGGGGTTTATAAGATTACTAAAAAATCAGGGTTTGTTCAGGAATTTAAAGATGCAGCCTTCAGTTTAAAGCAAGGGGAAATATCAGAACCTTTTAAGTCTGAATATGGATACCATATTTTGTATGTTGAAAAAATTCGGGGTCAAGAGCGCGATGTACGTCATATTTTACTGCGTCCAGAGATTTCCGACAAGGCTATTCAAGAAACCAAGGAAGAACTGGATAGTATCCGCTCTAAAATAATGGAAGGAAAATTTACCTTTTCTGAAGCCGCACGTAATTTTTCAGATGAAAAAGAAACCCGTTTCGATGGTGGCGTTTTAAGAAACCCACAAACCTTCGATACCAAGTTCGAACTTACCAAAATGGACCCTATGCTTTACAGCCAGATAAGTCCGTTGGATGGGGATGAAATTTCGCAGCCTTTAATGGAAGAAACCCGTACCGGAATTCAGTATAAACTTTTAAAGGTTATAAAAAGATATAAATCCCATAAAGCAGATTACTCCCAAGACTATGTAAAAATTAAAGAATTGGCTTTAAAAGAGAAACAATTTAAGGAAATAGGAGAGTGGATGGAAGAAAAGATTGAGGACACTTATATAAATGTTGCTCCAGATAGTAAAGATTGTGATTTTGCCAATAACTGGACAAAAAAATAA
- a CDS encoding aconitate hydratase: MAFDIDMIKKVYATMAERVDKARELTGKPLTLSEKILYSHLWDGNPTKAFTRGKDYVDFAPDRIACQDATAQMALLQFMQAGKPKVAVPTTVHCDHLIQAKQGAAKDLQRANETSNEVFDFLGSVSNKYGIGFWKPGAGIIHQVVLENYAFPGGMMIGTDSHTVNAGGLGMVAIGVGGADAVDVMAGMAWELKFPKLIGVKLTGSLNGWTSAKDVILKVAGILTVKGGTGAIIEYFGEGAKNLSCTGKGTICNMGAEVGATTSTFGYDDSMERYLRSTDRADVADAANEIREYLTGDDEVYANPEQYFDEVIEINLDELRPHLNGPFTPDLATPVGELGVKAKENGWPIKVDWGLIGSCTNSSYEDLTRAASIAKQAVDKKIKPKSDFGINPGSEQIRYTADRDGILKIFEDLDATIFTNACGPCIGQWDRSDVKGDEKNTIVHSFNRNFSKRADGNPNTHAFVGSPEMVAAIAISGRLDFDPMKDTLLNEDGEEVKLDEPRGIELPPEGFAVEDAGYVEPREDGSSVEVKVSPTSERLQLLTPFEPIGSEIKGAKLLIKAFGKCTTDHISMAGPWLRYRGHLDNISNNMLIGAVNAFGKKTNFVKNQLTGEYGGVPDVARDYKAKGIYSVVVGDHNYGEGSSREHAAMEPRHLGVAAVIVKSFARIHETNLKKQGMLGLTFANENDYDLIQEDDTFNFLDLNEFAPDKPLTVEVVHADGSKDVIKLNHSYNDSQIAWYNEGSALNLIKKQNA, from the coding sequence ATGGCTTTTGATATTGATATGATTAAGAAGGTGTATGCTACTATGGCAGAGCGAGTAGACAAAGCTCGTGAGCTTACTGGTAAGCCGCTCACCTTATCGGAAAAAATACTTTATTCTCACCTTTGGGACGGTAATCCAACCAAAGCATTTACAAGAGGTAAAGATTATGTTGATTTTGCACCAGATAGAATTGCTTGCCAAGATGCAACAGCGCAAATGGCACTTTTACAATTCATGCAGGCTGGAAAGCCTAAAGTTGCAGTACCAACCACCGTACATTGCGATCACTTAATACAGGCAAAGCAAGGAGCCGCAAAAGATTTACAACGTGCTAATGAGACAAGTAATGAAGTATTCGATTTTCTTGGATCAGTATCAAATAAATATGGAATAGGTTTCTGGAAACCAGGAGCTGGTATTATTCACCAAGTGGTATTGGAAAATTATGCATTCCCTGGTGGAATGATGATAGGGACAGATTCCCACACCGTTAACGCTGGTGGACTTGGAATGGTTGCTATTGGTGTTGGTGGAGCAGATGCAGTGGATGTAATGGCTGGAATGGCTTGGGAACTAAAATTTCCAAAACTTATAGGTGTTAAATTAACTGGAAGCTTAAATGGCTGGACTTCTGCGAAAGACGTAATTCTTAAAGTAGCTGGAATTCTAACGGTTAAAGGAGGTACAGGTGCTATTATCGAGTATTTTGGAGAAGGTGCCAAAAACTTATCCTGTACTGGTAAAGGTACCATTTGTAACATGGGTGCTGAAGTTGGAGCGACAACTTCTACTTTTGGGTATGACGATTCTATGGAGCGTTACCTGCGCTCTACCGATAGGGCAGATGTTGCAGATGCTGCGAACGAAATTCGTGAATATTTAACGGGAGATGACGAAGTATACGCTAATCCAGAACAGTATTTCGATGAAGTAATCGAAATTAACCTAGATGAATTAAGACCTCATTTAAATGGTCCTTTTACTCCAGATTTGGCTACTCCGGTAGGGGAGCTAGGTGTAAAGGCTAAGGAAAATGGATGGCCAATTAAAGTGGATTGGGGACTTATAGGTTCTTGCACCAACTCTTCGTATGAAGATTTAACAAGAGCAGCCTCCATCGCAAAACAAGCTGTAGATAAAAAGATTAAACCTAAATCTGACTTCGGGATAAACCCAGGTTCAGAACAAATTAGATATACAGCAGATCGTGACGGAATTCTAAAGATTTTTGAAGATCTGGATGCTACAATTTTCACCAATGCATGTGGTCCATGTATCGGTCAGTGGGATAGAAGCGATGTGAAAGGAGATGAAAAGAACACTATTGTTCACTCTTTCAACAGAAACTTCTCAAAACGTGCCGATGGAAACCCAAATACCCACGCCTTTGTTGGTTCTCCAGAAATGGTGGCGGCGATTGCGATTTCAGGACGTTTGGATTTTGATCCGATGAAGGATACTTTGCTGAATGAAGATGGTGAAGAAGTTAAATTAGACGAGCCAAGAGGTATAGAATTGCCACCAGAAGGTTTTGCTGTGGAAGATGCTGGTTACGTAGAACCGCGTGAAGATGGTAGTAGCGTAGAGGTAAAGGTGAGTCCTACTTCTGAAAGATTACAGTTATTAACACCATTTGAGCCTATCGGAAGCGAGATAAAAGGTGCAAAACTTTTGATAAAGGCATTTGGAAAATGTACAACAGACCATATTTCTATGGCTGGACCTTGGTTACGTTACCGTGGTCACTTAGATAATATTTCCAACAATATGCTTATTGGTGCCGTAAACGCATTTGGTAAGAAAACCAATTTTGTTAAAAATCAATTGACAGGCGAGTACGGTGGAGTTCCAGATGTAGCAAGAGATTACAAAGCCAAAGGGATTTACTCTGTAGTAGTGGGAGACCATAATTATGGAGAAGGTTCTTCGCGTGAGCACGCTGCTATGGAGCCAAGACATTTAGGTGTTGCGGCGGTAATTGTAAAATCTTTTGCGCGTATCCACGAAACAAACCTTAAAAAACAAGGGATGTTGGGATTAACGTTCGCCAATGAAAACGACTACGATTTAATTCAGGAAGACGATACTTTCAACTTCTTAGATTTAAACGAATTTGCACCAGATAAGCCGTTAACGGTAGAAGTGGTTCATGCAGACGGTTCTAAAGATGTAATCAAGTTGAATCATTCTTACAACGATTCTCAAATTGCATGGTACAATGAAGGATCGGCATTAAACCTTATTAAAAAACAAAACGCGTAA